GGCCCGAAAGAGCGCCTGCTGCGCCTCGAGCGTCGCCTTGCGCTCGAGCGCCCCCTCCGCGCGAAGGAGGGCCGCCCGTGCCGCCGCGAGAGGCGACTGCTCGAGCAACCCGCGACGTGCGGCTGGAGCGAGGACCGCGAGGAGCGCCCGCAATTTTCCGAGCCAGGGTTTGAGCCCCCCCGCGTCGTCTTGCGTCGGCTGCGTCGCCGGGAACGCGGCACCCTTTCGCGGCGACGCGGGACTGCCCTTGGAGAGCGCCTGGCTGAAGGCTACGAGGTGCGGCAGATCCGGCGCGCAGCGCGCGAGCTCGCCGATCGCGGCCCGCGCGGCGCCCTCCTCGCCGCGCAGCGCCAGCCGGCGCGCGTCCTTCAGCTCCTGCAGCCGCGTCAGCCCGAAGAGGATCGGCAGCTCTTCGAGCGCCTCGAGGTTGTGCGGCGAGACGCCCCAGCGCGCGACGGCCACGCGGTCCGGCGCCCCCAGCCGGAGCTCGACGCGAAAGAGATCCTGCTCCTCTCCCTCCGCGGGGGGCTCGAAGACCAGGCGGTAGACGAAGCTCGCCGACTCCTGGCGCCGCGTGAGGTAGAGCGGTGCGTGGCGCCTCCGTCCCCCTTCGACGAGCGCCACCTCGGAGAGGTCTCCGTCGAGCTCGGGGAGGGGCACGGGGCTCCGGAGCTCCACCAGCGCCCGCCCGAGGTTCGCGCTCAGCCAGCCCGACGCCTGCTCCCGCGCCGCGGTCGGCGCGGCGACCACCGCCTCGAGCAACGCGAGCTGCGGCGGATAGAAGGTCGCGAGCAGCCCCTCCCGGCCCTCGACGCGGGTGAGGAAGTTGGCGCGCGCCTCGCGCAGCACGCGGGCGAGTTGCCTCACCTCGGCGCTGGAACCGTCGCTCTCCGGCGGCTCGGGACAGGGGTCCTCGCCCGAGGTCTCCGTCGGTGGCGCCTCGGTCACCGGGGCGGAGGGCTTGACGGTCGCGGAGGGGGCGCAGGCCGCGAGCAGCGCGAACCACGCCGCGGTCGCCCCGGCCCGCCTCATCGTCCGAGGTCGCGCCGGAGCTGGAGCCGTTGCGTGCGCCGCTGCTCGGCCTCGGTGAAACGGCGTCGCTCGGCCTCGGTCGCGGGCTCGACGGGCGGCACGACTCGGGGCTTTCCCTGCGCGTCGACCGCCACGAAGGTCAAATACGCGCTCGCGGCGTGGAAGCGCTGGCCGTCCTTGCCCCCCTCACCTTCCACGCGCACGCCGATCTCCATCGAGGAGCGCCAGGCGCGGTTCACGGAGGCGTAGATCACCAGCACGTCGCCGAGCTGCACCGGATGCACGAAGCTCATGCTGTCCATCGAGGCCGTCACCGCCACGCCACCGCAGTGCCGTCGCGCGGCCACGGCGGCGGCGACGTCCAGCCACTGCATCACGCGACCGCCGAAGGCCGTGCCGAGGGCGTTCGTATCCCCCGGCAGGACGATCTGAGTCATCTCGACGCGGGAGTCGGTGGGCGTCCGGGCAGGCGCGTCGGACATGCCGACCTAGTAGCAGCGCGTGGCGTAGTTCACGCAGTACCGCTCGTTGCTGCAGCGCTGGCCGTAGACCATGCAGTAGCCGTTGCGGTAGAGCGTGCAGCTCTGGAAGCAGCGGTTGCGATAGCCCCACGCCGCGCACTCGGAACGGCAGCGCGACTGGTAGCCGTGCGGCTGATGGTGGTAGTAGCCCGGTCCCGTCCGCACGAGGCAGCTCGAGAGCGAGAAACCGGCGAGGACCAGGGCGAGCACCACGAGCAACTGACGCATGCGTATCTCCTGATAAGAAGGTTTCGCTCGAGGAGTCTAGCAAGAGACGTGGAGCCGCTCCATCGGATTCACCACGCCGACCACCGCCGTGCAGCAGGAGGTGCGCCGAGCGTGGCCCGGGTCACGCAGCGCGAGGGGGTGTCCCCAAGCTGTTAGACCTCGCGGCGGCCCTCGATCGCCCGGTGCAGCGTGATCCCGTCGGCATACTCGAGCTCGCCGCCGATCGGCACGCCGCTCGCGATGCGCGTCACCTTGGGCCCGAGCGGCTTGAGCAGCTTCGACAGGTAGAGCGCCGTCGCGTCCCCCTCCACGTTCGGGCTCGTGGCGAGGATCACCTCCTGCACCCCGCCCTGCGCCACGCGCGCGAGGAGCGGCTGGATGCGGAGCTCGTCGGGGCCCACGCCGTCGAGCGGCGAGAGCAGGCCGTGCAGCACGTGGTAGCGGCCCCGGTAGCCGCCGGCCCGTTCCACGGCCAGCAGGTCCTGCGGCGTGGCGACCACCATCACGAGCTGCGCGTCCCGCCGTGCGTCAGCGCACAGCGCGCAGGGATCTTGCTCGGTGAGCTGGCAACAGATCGAGCACTGCCGGAGCTTCTGCCGCACCTCGAGGATCGCCTGCGCCAGCTGCTCCGCGTAGCTCTCCGGCGCGCGCAGAAGGTGGAACGCGAGGCGCGTCGCCGTGCGCTCGCCCACCCCCGGAAGCTTGGCCAGCTCGCGTACGAGCCGCGTGAGCGGATCGGCCATTAAAGGATGTCCCTAGAGCAGGCCTTGCAGGCCCCCGAGCCCCGGCAGCATGCCGCCCGTGACCCGCGCGAGCTCCTCCCGCGCGAGCTCCTGCGCCTTCTGGATCCCCTGGTTCACGGCGGCCACGACCAGGTCCTGCAGCATGTCGAGCTCCTCTTGCTTGAGGAGCTCGGGCTCGATGCGCAGCGCGACGAGCCGCAGCTGGCCGTTCACGGTCGCGACCACCATCCCGCCGCCCGCCGAGCCGTCCACGCGCTTGTGGACGAGCTCTTGCTGCACCCTCTGCATCTCCTGCTGCAGGTGCTGGGCGGTCTGAAGGAGCTGGCTCAGGTTCGGCTGTCCTGCGTCGGTCATCGTGACTGCTCTCCGTCGGCGATCACGTGGATGTGTTCGATCTGGGCACCGCACCGCTCGACGAGCGCACGGACGATCGGATGGCCCCGCGCTTCGTCCCGAAGCTGCTCCGCGCGACGGGCCCGCTCGCGCGCCTCGGCCTCGAGCGCCGACTGCGCCACGACGTCGGGGGCGCTCGCCTCCTCGGGCCTCAGCGCCCGCGCGGTCACCGCGAGCTCGCGACCCGCGGCCTTAAGGCAGGCCTGCTCGAAGGCCGAGCGCTTGTCGCGGTCCTGAGCGAGCCGCAGCTCGAAGGAGCCCGGCGGGTAGCCGAGCTCGACGCTCTTCCCGTCGAATGCGAGCAGCCGACCCGCCACGTAGACGCTCGCTGCCACGGGCTGCGCCGCCTCGACCTGGCGGAGCAGCGCCTGCCAGCCCGCGAGCGCCTCTCCGCCCTCGGCCGAGAGCACCGGGCGCACCGGCGTCGGAGCCGGCACGAGCGCCACCGGGGACGCGGAGACTGCCATCGGAGCGGACACGGCAACCGGCGCGGACGCGGCAACCGGCGGGGACGCGGCAACCGGCGCAGGCCCTTTGATCGGCACGGGGGCGGCAACCGGCGCAGGCCCTTTGACCGGCACCGGGGCTGTGACCGGCGCCGACGCGGGTTCCGCCTCCGCCGGAGGCGCGCTCGCCGCGAGAGCCTCGGCGCGCTGGGCCCAAGGGGTCGCCACCGAGCTACCCTGCGCGCGACGCGGAGCGGGGGCGGGCGCAGGACGACTCGGCGCGGGGGCGGACCCACGAGACTCGGTCGCACCTCTCGGACCATAACCCGTCACGCCGCGTGGCCCTGCGCCCCCCACCGGGGACGAGGGGCTCGGGCCTGCCCCGCCAAGGCGCGCTTCGAGGTCCGCTAGGCGCTGCAGGAGGTCCCCGAGCGGCACAAGCGGCTCGGCGTTGACGAGCTCGATCAGCACGAGCTCGAGCAGAAGGCGCGGAAAGGAGGACCGCGCGATCTCCTGCGCCGTGCGCGCGAAGCGGTCGAAGTGCTGTTCGAGCAGCTCCGCACCGTCGCCCTTGGCCTGCCGCACGAGCTCCTCGAGCTCGGCCTCGGTCACGTCGAGCAGCGGCCGCGGCTCGCGACACGAGCGCACCACGATCAGATCCCTGAGGTGCGCGAGGAAGGCCTGCGCGAACTGCGAGAGGTCTTGCCCGTCGGAGAAGAGCCGGTCCACGACCGCCAGCGCGCGATCCGCCTCGCGGGCGAGGAGCGCCGCCGAGAGCTCGAAGAGTACGCGCCGGTCGGTCACCCCGAGGAGCTCGGCCACCTTCGCCGCATCGATCGTCTCCTCGCCCACGGCGTAGGCGATGACCTGATCGAGAAGGCTCAGCGAGTCGCGCACGCTCCCTTCCGAGGCGCGCACGATCAGCGACAGCCCCGCGGAATCCACCTTCACGCCCTCGGTTGCGGTGAGCCGTTCGAGGTGCGAGAGGAGCATCGGCCCCGGCACACGCTTGAAGTCGAAGCGCTGGCAGCGCGAGAGGATCGTGGCCGGGATCTTGTGCGGCTCGGTGGTGGCGAAGATGAAGACGACGTGAGGCGGCGGCTCTTCCAGCGTCTTCAAGAGCGCGTTGAACGCGCTCGTGGAGAGCATGTGCACCTCGTCGATGATGTAGATCTTGTTGCGCGCGCGCGCCGGCAGGTAGCGCACGTTCTCGCGCAGCTCGCGCACGTCGTCCACGCCGGTGTGGCTCGCGCCGTCGATCTCGAAGATGTCCACCGCCCCCGAGGCGGCCTGCTTGCACGAATCGCAGGCCTCGCACGGGTCGGGAGTCGGGCCCTTCTCGCAGTTCAGGGCCTTCGCCAGAATGCGCGCCACGGTGGTCTTGCCCACCCCGCGCGAACCGGTGAAGAGATAGGCGTGGTGCACGCGCCCCGCGCGAATCGCGTTCTGCAGCGTGCGTGTGACGTGCTCTTGCCCGACGACCTGCTCGAAGCGCGCGGGCCGGTGGCGGCGCGCCAGCACCACGTAGGCCTGGCCACGGCTTGCGCCCCCCGACTGCACCGACTCCGCCATGGCTACATCGAGATCAGCGCTCCCCGCGGCTTTCTACCGCGGGGAGCGCCGAGAGAAAGAAAGGGCCCCGGACACCCGGTTATCCCAATACCGTTGCTCCCTTCCGGGCCTGGCGGGGTTCGCAGGCATCCCGTCGCCCGGGGCCATAAACTCTTGGAGTGCGCTCACTCCGGCGGAGAGAGGGGGATTCGAACCCCCGGTACCTTTCGGTACACACGATTTCCAGTCGTGCACCTTCAGCCGCTCGGTCATCTCTCCCGACTGCTCGTCGTCCTTCGCGTCGCGTCTCCCACAGCCGGCTGCCGGCTGCCGTAGCGGAGAGAGAGGGATTCGAACCCCCGGTACGGCAAGCCGTACACCTGATTTCGAGTCAGGCGCCTTCGACCTCTCGGCCATCTCTCCCGATCTCTTCCGGGGGCCGCCGCGCGGAGCGCGCTTCGGACGACCCGTCGGGGGTCGATCAACGGCGCGCAGCATAGTCGGTGAGGGGGGGCTCGTCAACGCCCGCTCTGCGTTCTGTCAATGGTCAGCGATTCTGTCCGCCCTTAACTGTTCAGCCAAAATGTCCGCCCCCCTGGGTTACAGGCGGAGGACAGCGTCTCGAAATGCTCGGCTGGCCACGGGACGTTTCCGCACGCGCTTTGGGGCGAGTTCTTCGAGGTCGCTTGGAGGCGCGGTAGCGATGAGCGTGTCTCGGTGATAGATGCGCCACGAGCCGTCGAGGAGCTGTCGCACCTCGGCGCGAATCCCTGCGTAGGTGCGCTTACCCGGTCCAGGCGGGATGTCGATGATGCGTCCCGCAATCCTGACGGTATTGTCCTTCTGCACGGTTGCCTCGTAGTAGAAGCTGAGCAGCCGGTCCAGATCGAGGCTGCGCACCACGGGCCGCCAGGCCGAGGCCGC
Above is a window of Deltaproteobacteria bacterium DNA encoding:
- a CDS encoding acyl-CoA thioesterase; amino-acid sequence: MSDAPARTPTDSRVEMTQIVLPGDTNALGTAFGGRVMQWLDVAAAVAARRHCGGVAVTASMDSMSFVHPVQLGDVLVIYASVNRAWRSSMEIGVRVEGEGGKDGQRFHAASAYLTFVAVDAQGKPRVVPPVEPATEAERRRFTEAEQRRTQRLQLRRDLGR
- the recR gene encoding recombination protein RecR, producing the protein MADPLTRLVRELAKLPGVGERTATRLAFHLLRAPESYAEQLAQAILEVRQKLRQCSICCQLTEQDPCALCADARRDAQLVMVVATPQDLLAVERAGGYRGRYHVLHGLLSPLDGVGPDELRIQPLLARVAQGGVQEVILATSPNVEGDATALYLSKLLKPLGPKVTRIASGVPIGGELEYADGITLHRAIEGRREV
- a CDS encoding YbaB/EbfC family nucleoid-associated protein, with the protein product MTDAGQPNLSQLLQTAQHLQQEMQRVQQELVHKRVDGSAGGGMVVATVNGQLRLVALRIEPELLKQEELDMLQDLVVAAVNQGIQKAQELAREELARVTGGMLPGLGGLQGLL
- the dnaX gene encoding DNA polymerase III subunit gamma/tau, with the protein product MAESVQSGGASRGQAYVVLARRHRPARFEQVVGQEHVTRTLQNAIRAGRVHHAYLFTGSRGVGKTTVARILAKALNCEKGPTPDPCEACDSCKQAASGAVDIFEIDGASHTGVDDVRELRENVRYLPARARNKIYIIDEVHMLSTSAFNALLKTLEEPPPHVVFIFATTEPHKIPATILSRCQRFDFKRVPGPMLLSHLERLTATEGVKVDSAGLSLIVRASEGSVRDSLSLLDQVIAYAVGEETIDAAKVAELLGVTDRRVLFELSAALLAREADRALAVVDRLFSDGQDLSQFAQAFLAHLRDLIVVRSCREPRPLLDVTEAELEELVRQAKGDGAELLEQHFDRFARTAQEIARSSFPRLLLELVLIELVNAEPLVPLGDLLQRLADLEARLGGAGPSPSSPVGGAGPRGVTGYGPRGATESRGSAPAPSRPAPAPAPRRAQGSSVATPWAQRAEALAASAPPAEAEPASAPVTAPVPVKGPAPVAAPVPIKGPAPVAASPPVAASAPVAVSAPMAVSASPVALVPAPTPVRPVLSAEGGEALAGWQALLRQVEAAQPVAASVYVAGRLLAFDGKSVELGYPPGSFELRLAQDRDKRSAFEQACLKAAGRELAVTARALRPEEASAPDVVAQSALEAEARERARRAEQLRDEARGHPIVRALVERCGAQIEHIHVIADGEQSR